The DNA region GACAGAGCAATATTGACTAAGAAGCAGAATAACTAGATCGCTTACCCTCCATCCAAGTGCTCTTTAAAGACACGGTCAAATGCCCGACAGAGTTCCAAAATGGTGTAAAGTCGGGCCTGAAATAATAATGGTGAGTAACTATCCATTTGATTCTGATGCAACCCTGAATAGCGACTACATAATGGTTTAAGAACTTACCCCTGAATCTACAGCGATAGGTCTCCCAATCCTGTCCAGCTCTGCATTTATCTCATCGATGCTTTTGTTGATTAAAGCAACAATACTGGGGATTTTCTGCCTGATGACAGTCTCTAAGTGCTGACAGAGAGGAATAAAAAAAGCGCAAGTTGGATGGAAGTCAACACTATGCATTAAAGCTTTGGTGTCAATGAAGTCCAAGTAGGTAAATCATGAGGGTACCTGAGACAAGAGTTTTGCTAGATATTCTGATCCCATTCTACTGGCCAAATGCCCGTATTCAGGGCTTGTTTCAAAATATTCACGCTCTTTCCTACGCGCAGCAATCATATCGACTCTCTTATTGATATCAGCCTGTGAACGATTCACAATTCCGACCCAGGGATGTTGCAAACGGTATGACCTTCCCTCAAGAACCTTCATCAAATACGAGAGGAGGTGTcagaataattttaaaaagtaactgATTTATCTGAGACCCCAAGCTGCAGGCCTCGAAAAAGATCCTTACATCTAGACAATCAGTTCCTTTATCCATGATATCAAGCTTGGTTGCCACTCCAAAAGTCCTTTCACCTACAGTAATATACTagaaagtcttagaaaaatgtTTTGGGGAGTGAAAAGTCACTACTTACTAGATACTAAGAAACTACATATAAATAGTACCTGTAGGATCAACTTCTCTAGCAAGCTTTATTGCGTCTGAGGTAGCAATATCTTGATTAGCTGGAGAAATAGCCAATATGATGCAATTTGGCTGCAGATCAAACATATCATATTATAAGCAACATTATAGAGAAAGGGTTTGATCTTTCGTATCACTTTCGTATCTGATGGATTAATCCATATCAGTGTGCGAGGATGACCATACTTCAGTTCAACTTGGTTGGAATAAATGAAACTTTTCAAACTGACCTTCTCAACATAAGAGCGGACCATATTTTCAATGTCCTGGACGATACTATCCGGTTGTCCCTCTGCGAGAGTAACGTTCATGTCAGTGATAAATTTAAGCACAAGGTAAAGGAAACAAGAACCAGTGATATGACGAAGCAAACTCTTACCTACAGCAACCTTGGTCAACCCCGGAAGATCTATGAGCGTCAGATTAACAACTGCAGAGAAAAGCGTAAAGTGAGATACCAAAGACACATGAAGGAGGGCGGCGCAGCAGGagttaaaactttaaaatcaaaTCCTACTACAACTCATCGCTGCTAGTATCAGcaacataaaaattatactgTGTTGGTCTTCTAACCATTAGGAGAATAGATGCTGAGCTGAATCGGTTTGTTTGAGATTTGTTTGGACTTCCCGGTAATACGATCAGTTTCATCCTCGATTTCCTTACGCACAGCAGCTGGAAACAAAAGAATATTTATTAGCCCTAACCTTACCTTTCAGAATCTCATGTGTTTCAGCAGTTAGCTTTATAATGAAAAAAGAGAGTAATGTCCCATGAAAGATTCAATCAACCTACCAAAATCAGTAAACCTCTTCCTAGGATCATGAAGAAACTCGGCATACTCTGTTGTTCCTTCATCGGTCTTATGAAGCTGCAACACCAATGGCCTTCTCGTAACAATACCTGATTTAATCAAAATGTTACCAAATCAGATAGGCACTTCCAAAGGAACATCAATGAAACACTATTCAACAAGGCTCAGTCACGTGGAAGCAAGTGTATAGGTTCTTCCAAGCACAAAACCAAATTTACATAGCGAGAATGTATTTACCAGATCCACGAGGTAGAAAATCTCTTCCTACGACACTTTCCAGAACTGAAGATTTCCCGGAGCTCTGATTTTCACAACACCAAAGCAAATCCAAAACGTTATAAATTATAGTGAGATCGGATCTAGATCCGATTATAGAGAGAGTTCAAACCTGGCCACCAACGACAGCGACGGTTGGGAGAGCTTCCCAGAGCGACATTCCTTCACCGCCGTGATCTCCGAGGACAGTGCAAGCTCTCTGGATTTTGTTAATCAGACCTATCAAACTCTTCATCGTCGCCATTTTTTTCGTGGAAGAGAGAAACCTCGCAGCGCCGCTCAGATCTTAGATCCAACGAAGCTTAGTTGCGGACGTTCGGATTCGAAACGTCCGATGAGTAGATTCGAGGCGGTAGGTAAGATTTAATGAATAGATCGAAAAGAGGGAAGCAAATCGATGGAGCAGAGAACCGGTAAAATGGAGCAAGAAAAAATAAGTAGGGCCCTACGCATTCAAATTTAGAGATACTTTTGATTCGaaagtgaaaataaaatcaaatcaaatcactCGTCCCGGGATACGCGTACCGGTTTGATGATATGAAGCCGGTTCAGTTTATTTATGCTTGGTTTAAGTTATGTCTacttttccttttcttatttttgttagTTGGGCCAATTATAGTGCAAATAAGGTTACTTCGACAACTAGCCCAGTTCCTACTATTTCGAT from Raphanus sativus cultivar WK10039 chromosome 8, ASM80110v3, whole genome shotgun sequence includes:
- the LOC108821411 gene encoding phragmoplastin DRP1C-like, whose protein sequence is MATMKSLIGLINKIQRACTVLGDHGGEGMSLWEALPTVAVVGGQSSGKSSVLESVVGRDFLPRGSGIVTRRPLVLQLHKTDEGTTEYAEFLHDPRKRFTDFAAVRKEIEDETDRITGKSKQISNKPIQLSIYSPNVVNLTLIDLPGLTKVAVEGQPDSIVQDIENMVRSYVEKPNCIILAISPANQDIATSDAIKLAREVDPTGERTFGVATKLDIMDKGTDCLDVLEGRSYRLQHPWVGIVNRSQADINKRVDMIAARRKEREYFETSPEYGHLASRMGSEYLAKLLSQHLETVIRQKIPSIVALINKSIDEINAELDRIGRPIAVDSGARLYTILELCRAFDRVFKEHLDGGRPGGDRIYGVFDHQLPAALKKLPFDRHLSTRNVQKVVSEADGYQPHLIAPEQGYRRLIDGSISYFKGPAEATVDAVHFVLKELVRKSISETEELKRFPTLASDIAAAANEALERFRDESRKTVLRLVDMESSYLTVEFFRKLHLEPEKEKPNPKNAPPQNADIHSDNHFRKIGSNVSAYINMVCDTLRISLPKAVVYCQVREAKRSLLNFFYAQVGRKEKEKLGGMLDEDPQLMERRGTLAKRLELYKQARDDIDAVAWK